A window of the Cicer arietinum cultivar CDC Frontier isolate Library 1 chromosome 6, Cicar.CDCFrontier_v2.0, whole genome shotgun sequence genome harbors these coding sequences:
- the LOC101490624 gene encoding urease accessory protein G, with protein sequence MASGGEHTHEHAHDHHHDHDHHHDHDHDHDHNHGGGDASSMSWVGADGKVYHSHDGLAPHSHEPIYSPGFFSRRAQPLINRDFNERAFTVGIGGPVGTGKTALMLSLCQNLRNHYSLAAVTNDIFTKEDGEFLVKHKALPEERIRAVETGGCPHAAIREDISINLGPLEELSNLYKADLLLCESGGDNLAANFSRELADYIIYIIDVSGGDKIPRKGGPGITQADLLVINKTDLAQAIGADLAVMERDALRMRDGGPFVFAQVKHNIGVEEIVNHVLQAWEAATGKKRR encoded by the exons ATGGCTTCTGGAGGCGAGCACACTCACGAACATGCACATGATCATCATCATGATCATGACCATCATCACGACCATGACCATGACCATGACCATAATCATGGAGGTGGAGATGCAAGTAGCATGTCATGGGTAGGTGCTGATGGGAAGGTGTACCACAGCCACGATGGTCTAGCACCGCATTCACACGAACCAATTTACTCTCCAGGTTTCTTCAGCAGAAGAGCTCAACCACTTATCAACAGAGATTTCAATGAAAGAGCTTTCACTGTTGGAATTGGTGGTCCTGTTGGTACTGGCAAAACCGCTTTGATGTTATCGCTTTGTCAAAATTTAAGAAATCATTACAGTCTCGCTGCA GTGACAAATGATATATTTACTAAAGAAGATGGTGAGTTTTTGGTGAAACACAAAGCACTTCCAGAGGAAAGGATACGTGCTGTTGAAACTGGTGGTTGTCCACATGCTGCAATTCGTGAGGATATTAGTATTAATCTTGGACCTCTTGAGGAGCTTTCCAATCTTTACAAAGCTGATTTACTTCTTTGTGAATCTGGAGGAG ATAACCTGGCTGCCAATTTCAGCAGGGAACTGGCTGATTATATTATTTACATAATAGATGTATCTGGGGGTGATAAAATTCCTAGGAAAGGTGGTCCTGGAATCACACAAGCCGATCTCCTT GTGATAAACAAGACTGACCTTGCACAAGCAATTGGGGCTGACTTGGCTGTCATGGAGCGAGATGCTCTTAGGATGAGAGATGGAGGGCCATTTGTATTTGCTCAG GTGAAGCACAACATTGGGGTAGAAGAAATTGTGAATCATGTCTTACAGGCATGGGAAGCAGCTACAGGGAAGAAACGGCGTTga
- the LOC101490949 gene encoding uncharacterized protein At4g18257 produces MRGAEEATGKKRVVTESLGWLTESSIMPKKHRPIEGVGASSILELKAQLYKSQEDSKKSRDLSSTDAEYQRAKTRISTKDPFSNKNSGVDARAHKDKLELKAINDGSVSYAALEKKAELYDKLVKGELSDEEDKEKYCVDFVRKGDDYDDVSTTPNVLPENEHAGADGDAFLLFNMKPVGPGRTAGFVDGAEHKRNVREVHEEANRAREKASEIKLRRQEQIAAHREKLKQAYLQKKLEQLKASVGSGSEIKNT; encoded by the exons ATGAGAGGGGCGGAGGAGGCGACGGGGAAGAAGAGAGTGGTGACTGAATCGCTTGGATGGCTAACGGAATCGTCGATAATGCCGAAGAAACACAGACCTATAGAAGGTGTAGGTGCATCCTCCATCCTCGAATTGAAAGCCCAACTCTACAAGTCTCAAGAAGATTCCAAAAAGTCCAGAGATTTATCAAGCACTGACGCCGAATATCAACGTGCCAAAACCAGAATCTCTACCAAAGATCCCTTCTCCAATAAGAACTCCGGTGTCGATGCCCGTGCTCACAA GGATAAACTTGAGTTGAAAGCTATTAATGATGGATCGGTGAGCTATGCTGCTTTGGAGAAGAAGGCTGAGTTGTATGATAAGTTGGTTAAGGGAGAATTGTCTGATGAAGAGGATAAAGAGAAGTATTGTGTAGACTTTGTCCGCAAGGGcgatgattatgatgatgtctcTACTACTCCCAATGTGTTGCCTGAAAATGAACATGCTGGTGCCGATGGTGATGCTTTTCTGCTGTTTAACATGAAACCTGTAGGGCCTGGCCGGACTGCTGGATTTGTTGATGGTGCTGAACACAAGCGCAATGTTAG GGAAGTTCATGAAGAAGCTAATCGTGCAAGAGAAAAGGCTTCTGAAATTAAGCTACGCAGACAGGAGCAGATAGCAGCTCATCGCGAGAAACTTAAACAAGCCTATCTTCAGAAGAAATTGGAGCAACTGAAGGCTTCTGTTGGATCTGGATCTGAGATTAAGAACACATGA
- the LOC101491265 gene encoding DNA replication licensing factor MCM3 translates to MDLSEEVRQAHKREFADFLDQDIGKGIYMDEIKALINHKRRRLIVNISDLHNFRDLGNRILRNPSEYMQSFCDAVTDAARAIDPKYLKEGEQVLVGFEGPFVSRRVTPRDLLSEFIGSMVCVEGIITKCSLVRPKVVKSVHFCPTTGTFTSRDYRDITSNLGLPTGSVYPTRDENGNLLVTEYGLCKYKDHQTLSMQEVPENSAPGQLPRTVDVIAEEDLVDSCKPGDRVAIVGIYKALPGKSKGSVNGVFRTVLIANNVSLLNKEANAPIYSPEDLKNIKKIAERDDTFDLLGNSLAPSIHGHSWIKKAVILLMLGGVEKNLKNGTHLRGDINMMMVGDPSVAKSQLLRAIMNIAPLAISTTGRGSSGVGLTAAVTSDQETGERRLEAGAMVLADRGVVCIDEFDKMNDQDRVAIHEVMEQQTVTIAKAGIHASLNARCSVVAAANPIYGTYDRSLTPTKNIGLPDSLLSRFDLLFIVLDQMDPDIDRQISEHVLRMHRFRSAIDGGEAAHDGSARYGREEEADTESSVFVKYNRMLHGKKTDRGRKRDTLTIKFLKKYIHYAKHRIQPDLTDEASDQIATAYAELRNANSNSKTGGTLPITARTLETIIRLSTAHAKLKLSRKVSKSDVDAALKILNFAIYHKELTEMDEREEEREKERELEKKRRADDENDGPDHGPKRRRESTSDPMDVDDSSAAQSAVGLTPERTEAFNSLFGQHMRANRLDLISIADVEAVINRGADSPYSSADILLLLEKLQEDNRLMIVDGMVHMIS, encoded by the exons ATGGACTTGAGCGAAGAAGTTAGGCAAGCTCACAAGCGAGAATTCGCTGATTTCTTGGATCAAgat ATCGGAAAGGGCATATACATGGACGAAATCAAAGCTCTCATCAACCACAAACGCCGCCGTCTCATCGTTAACATATCCGATCTCCACAACTTCCGCGACTTGGGAAACAG GATTCTGAGGAATCCAAGTGAGTACATGCAATCGTTCTGTGACGCGGTTACCGATGCTGCTCGTGCTATTGATCCGAAGTATTTGAAGGAAGGTGAACAAGTTCTCGTGGGATTTGAAGGTCCTTTTGTTTCTCGTAGGGTTACTCCTAGGGATCTTCTTTCTGAGTTTATTGGTTCTATGGTCTGTGTTGAAGGCATTATCACCAAAT GTTCTCTTGTAAGGCCAAAGGTTGTTAAAAGTGTTCATTTCTGTCCCACCACCGGAACCTTCACAAGCCGTGATTATCGAGATATTACATCTAATCTGGGTTTGCCCACTGGGTCTGTTTATCCTACAAGG GATGAAAATGGCAACTTGCTTGTGACCGAGTATGGATTGTGCAAATACAAGGATCATCAAACCTTGTCCATGCAGGAAGTTCCTGAAAATTCTGCACCTGGTCAGCTCCCAAGAACAGTGGATGTCATTGCCGAGGAAGACCTTGTTGATTCTTGCAAGCCTGGAGACCGTGTGGCTATTGTTGGGATATATAAGGCTCTTCCAGGAAAAAGCAAAGGCAGTGTGAATGGTGTATTCAG GACTGTACTCATAGCCAACAATGTATCTCTTCTCAACAAAGAGGCTAATGCTCCAATATACAGTCCTGAAGAcctaaaaaacataaaaaagataGCCGAAAGAGATGATACATTTGACTTGCTTGGTAATTCACTTGCACCTTCTATACATGGACATTCTTGGATAAAGAAAGCAGTGATTTTATTGATGCTTGGTGGAGTGGAGAAGAACTTAAAGAATGGCACTCATTTGAGAGG TGACATTAACATGATGATGGTTGGTGATCCCTCTGTTGCCAAGTCTCAACTCTTGAGAGCAATTATGAATATTGCTCCCTTGGCCATATCAACTACAGGTCGGGGTTCTTCTGGGGTTGGTTTGACAGCAGCAGTTACTTCAGATCAAGAAACAG GAGAAAGAAGGCTAGAAGCTGGAGCAATGGTTCTTGCTGACAGAGGTGTTGTCTGCATTGATGAATTTGACAAAATGAATGACCAAGATCGTGTAGCTATACATGAAGTTATGGAACAGCAAACTGTAACTATTGCTAAAGCTGGAATCCATGCATCACTTAATGCCCGTTGCAGTGTGGTGGCTGCTGCAAATCCCATTTATGGAACT TATGATCGTTCGTTGACTCCAACAAAAAATATTGGACTCCCAGACTCTTTGCTTTCTCGATTTGATCTATTGTTTATTGTGTTGGATCAAATGGATCCTGATATTGATCGTCAAATATCAGAGCATGTCCTGCGTATGCATCGATTCCGTTCTGCCATCGATGGAG GTGAGGCAGCACATGATGGGAGCGCAAGATATGGAAGAGAAGAGGAAGCTGACACAGAATCATCTGTCTTTGTCAAATATAACAGAATGCTACATGGAAAGAAAACTGATAGAGGTCGCAAACGTGACACGCTAACaattaagtttcttaaaaagTATATCCATTATGCTAAGCATAGGATTCAACCTGACCTGACTGATGAG GCATCTGACCAGATTGCCACAGCATATGCTGAGCTCAGAAATGCAAATTCAAATTCGAAG ACTGGAGGAACACTTCCAATAACTGCCAGAACTTTAGAAACCATAATACGTCTCTCAACTGCTCATGCCAAATTGAAGTTGAGCAGGAAG GTTTCAAAGTCTGATGTCGATGCTGCTTTGAAGATTCTTAACTTTGCAATATATCATAAAGAACTGACAGAAATGGATGAGCGTgaagaagagagagagaaagaaagagaacTGGAGAAGAAGCGTAGGGCTGATGATGAAAATGATGGTCCTGATCATGGTCCTAAACGTAGAAGAGA ATCAACATCAGATCCCATGGATGTAGACGATTCCTCGGCAGCCCAATCTGCTGTCGGTCTCACTCCTGAAAG AACCGAAGCATTCAATTCTCTATTTGGTCAGCATATGCGTGCCAACCGCCTGGATCTCATATCTATTGCAGATGTAGAGGCTGTTATCAATAGAGGGGCAGATTCCCCTTATAGCTCGGCAGATATATTGCTCCTGTTAGAG aAGTTGCAAGAAGACAACAGATTGATGATAGTTGATGGAATGGTGCATATGATATCATAG
- the LOC101491586 gene encoding 3-oxoacyl-[acyl-carrier-protein] synthase I, chloroplastic — MQSLQIQQLPSTLRPSPLDPLRRKTSNAAATKIKPTSKRLSHISAAVTTTAPQREKDPKKRVVITGMGLASVFGNDVDGFYDKLLAGESGITSIDRFDASKFPTRFAGQIRDFNSEGYIDGKNDRRLDDCLRYCIVAGKKALENADLGAGNLSKIDKERAGVLVGSGMGGLTVFSEGVKNLIEKGHRKITPFFIPYAITNMGSALLGIDLGFMGPNYSISTACATSNYCFYAAANHIRRGEADLMIAGGTEAAIIPIGLGGFVACRALSQRNDDPKTASRPWDKDRDGFVMGEGSGVLVMESLEHAMKRGAPIIAEYLGGAVNCDAHHMTDPRSDGLGVSTCIQSSLIDAGVSPEEVNYINAHATSTLAGDLAEINAIKKVFKNTSGIKINATKSMIGHCLGASGGLEAIATVKAITTGWLHPSINQFNPEPAVDFDTVPNVKKQHEINVGISNSFGFGGHNSVVAFSAFRP; from the exons atGCAGTCACTTCAGATTCAACAACTACCCTCCACCCTCCGCCCTTCACCGCTCGACCCACTCCGCAGAAAAACATCCAATGCCGCCGCCACTAAAATCAAACCCACCTCTAAGAGACTCTCCCACATCTCCGCCGCGGTCACCACCACCGCTCCACAAAGAGAGAAGGATCCCAAGAAGCGTGTTGTGATCACCGGGATGGGTCTCGCTTCCGTCTTTGGAAACGACGTTGACGGTTTCTACGATAAGCTTCTCGCCGGCGAGAGTGGAATCACATCCATTGACCGCTTCGATGCTTCCAAGTTTCCAACGAGGTTCGCTGGTCAGATCCGCGACTTCAATTCTGAAGGTTACATCGATGGGAAAAATGACCGGAGACTTGATGATTGTCTCCGGTATTGCATTGTCGCCGGAAAGAAGGCACTCGAGAATGCTGACCTTGGCGCTGGAAATCTCTCTAAG ATTGATAAAGAGCGTGCTGGTGTTTTGGTTGGGTCTGGAATGGGTGGTTTAACCGTTTTTTCTGAGGGAGTTAAGAATTTGATAGAGAAAGGACATAGAAAAATAACACCTTTTTTTATTCCTTATGCTATTACCAATATGGGTTCAGCTTTACTTGGAATTGATTTAGGTTTCATGGGTCCAAATTATTCTATTTCAACTGCTTGTGCTACttcaaattattgtttttatgcTGCTGCCAATCATATACGTAGGGGTGAGGCTGATTTGATGATTGCGGGTGGGACTGAAGCTGCTATTATTCCTATTGGTTTGGGGGGTTTTGTTGCTTGCAGGGCACTTTCTCAGAGAAATGATGACCCTAAAACTGCTTCTAGGCCTTGGGATAAAGACCGTGACGGTTTTGTTATGGGTGAAGGTTCTGGAGTTTTG GTGATGGAGAGCCTGGAACATGCCATGAAGCGAGGTGCACCTATCATTGCTGAATACTTGGGAGGTGCTGTTAACTGTGATGCTCATCACATGACTGATCCAAGATCTGATGGACTTGGTGTGTCTACATGCATCCAGAGCAGCCTTATAGATGCTGGTGTGTCCCCTGAGGAG GTCAACTACATAAATGCACACGCAACTTCCACTCTTGCTGGTGACTTGGCAGAGATTAATGCTATCAAAAAGGTTTTCAAGAACACTTCTGGCATCAAAATTAATGCCACCAAG TCTATGATAGGACACTGCCTTGGTGCATCTGGGGGTTTGGAAGCTATTGCCACAGTGAAAGCCATAACAACAGGATGGCTGCATCCTTCAATCAATCAATTC AATCCAGAACCTGCAGTTGATTTTGATACAGTGCCAAATGTTAAGAAGCAGCATGAAATTAACGTTG GCATTTCAAATTCATTTGGATTTGGTGGTCACAACTCTGTCGTGGCCTTTTCCGCTTTCAGGCCCTGA